TCTTTCCTTCCTTTACACATTTTTGGAAAGGAATAAAGGCTTCCGACAATGCAAAGAGGAATAACTAAGCACAACGATGTTAACTAAAGTGAATGGGAATTTTTTTCTCTCATCAAGAAAGCAAATGTACTGttttatttgtcatgttcttgGATAATGGATACTGATGAATGATTACTAAGAATCTCAAAATCTTTTCTTCGTCCTGTTCTGTTAATGAAAATGTAATAATTACATGTGCATTATATTATAATGTTGATTTCGGTGATTAAACTAACCAAGTACACAGATTCTTTCGTGTGTCATAATTATGAAATAGATTTGGATCGTTGATTGAATCagattttctataaatacataAGTAGttaagtacatatatatatatatatatatatgtatatatacgaCCAAATTTATAGGTAAATTGGAAAGAAAAATGACATATTATCTAATAGTTATACTAGCGACAATTTTACAAGAAGAAgcaaagaattaaaaaaaaaaactaaaaacaaacaaGCAAAAAGTACGAATCTTCCAGCTTCTAAGATTTCTTGATTGATTTACAAGCAATGCCAAAGAATTAAGAATGTTATATTAATAGTTTTGGGACTAATCCTTACACAAAGGCAAAGAATCTAACTATCAGTGGTAGTCCCCTTATATAAATGTATCAAAGAATAGCAACACAATCAAATTAATCTTTGCTCCTATCTTTTCCTACAAATCAGTTATATACCTCTCCATCAAAACTCTCTCTAGCAATGGCTCCTCAAAACCAACAGACTCGGCGaacgcaaccgcaaccgcttcCAGGTAGAGGTTTGAACCCCGTCCTATGCATCATCGTTGCCCTCGTCCTCTTAGGACTCCTTGTGGGTCTCGCTATATTGATCACATACCTCACCCTCAGGCCAAAGACACTCGTCTATACTGTAGAAGCCGCATCGGTCCAAGATTTTGCCATAGCCAAGGATGATCACATTAGCGCCAAATTCAACTATGTGATCAAATCATACAACCCGGAGAAACATGTCTCCGTGAGATACCACTCCATGCGCATCTCCACGGCTCACCATAACCAGTCCGTGGCTCACAAGGAGATCTCTGCCTTCAAGCAGCGTCCTAAGAACGAAACAAGAATTGAGACGCAGCTTGTGTCGCACAACGTGGCATTGTCTAAGTTTAATGCTAAGGACTTGAGGGCTGAAACGACTAAAGGGGTGATCGAAATGGAAGTGTATATAACTGCTAAAGTAAGCTACAAGACGTGGATTTTTCGGTCCAGGAGACGTACGTTGAAAGGTGTATGTACGCCGATAATGATCAACGTTACGGCGAACTCGTTGGATGGATTCCAGAGAGTTTTATGCAAAACTCGTCTTTAGTTTGGATTATTTATCGAATTGAATTGGTTCTATTTGTGTGAATTATACGTGTATTAAATTAATTTGCTCTGTCCTTAATTgattatgtgtgtgttttttttttttttttttttgtgtatgtgtgtatttcttttgaagttcttctttgttttttttttggttcttttgTATGCATTCATTTATCTgtctttatctttcattattattctttttatatgataaaatgttttatatttgtcTGTATTCAAATTAAgctttatatatgtatgtatctAGTGAGAAGTTTCTTACAATTCAACAACCCTCCTAGCCAATTCTAACATATATTTTCCAGCAGCAAAAGTTTTAGTTACActcaataaaaatgaaaaaatattgaacagcaaattaataattttatcgtaATTCATATACACCtttctaaaacaataaacacCTGAGATTGCATGCAGAACTAGCTAGTGACAGATACAATTAGATGGAGACTCCTAAATAAGCAGAGAGTTAAAACAAACATAAAGTAACCTTGTATTGGCAATTAGTCACAAATAACTATATATGAACGGTTAGTTATTTTGTGCAGTGGATATAACCATtgaccaaataaaacaaaacaaaataattaaccGCACGCTCGACTATGTTTAGCAGAGTATCTACAAAACGCGTTTGTTTATATAAAGATAACATCAACTTTTCTGTTTAATTTGTAAGTTTTCTGGACACTGTAAAATATTTTCTCTCGATTTTCTTCTTTGCCCgcaagaagaaaaaatggatTCATTTAACGTTACCTTTTGGAACGAGGTAACGTCGCGTGGATATTGTTTTAGTGACGACGGGACCAAGTTCTGCGAGAAACTACCCATTGTTGTGAGCTCTTCTGGCGTGTGGGAGGAGTACCTACTACCAAGTGGAACAGGGCTGCTGATATGGGACTATGATCTTCCCCGACTCGAGGCCGTAATCGTCCTAGTACTCTGCTTAtggaattttatttatttcttgctAAAGAAGATACGTCTCCCGGTTCCAAGAATCACCTCCATGATGCTTGTAAGagcctttcttttcttttagaataaaaaaaaaaatattagtagaTAACAACTATaagggaatatatatatattctaggCGATCTCGTAATCCACAAGTTCTCCTATTAAAATTGttacatgtttttttgttttgttgaaggCCGGGGCAGCCTTGAGCCAGACGAGTCTTTTGCCTAATGACTGGTTGGTCCAACGCATATTTTTCCCGGATGATCTTAGGCCAAAAGTCCCCGACACGGTCGGTGCGTTTGCCTTTGTGTTTTATTGGTTCCTCGAAGGTGTTAAAATGGATGTTGGAATGATTAAAAGGACAGGTTCAAAAGCGGTTTTCACCGGAATCGTCACTGTTCTTTTCCCTATCTTCACGGCTAACATTGTGTTCGGGTCGCTGAGAGAAACTGGTGGTAAGAACTTGACAGGAGTTGAGTACAGAACAATAATTTTCATGCAGAGCATCTCGGCCTTCACGGGTATCTCAAGGCTAATAAGGGATCTAGAGATTGACCACTCAGAGTTCGGAAGGATCGTTCTCTCGACGGCCATGGTGGCTGATGCAACTGGTGTTGGTATCAACGTAGTTGCCCTATTTGCCTGGTCTGACTGGAGGGTCTCCGCCGTGCAAGGCGTAGGAGTTGTTGGATTTGTTATAGTGCTGGTTTGGATATTTAGACCGTTGATGTTGTTGGTTGTCAGGCGTACACCGGAAGAGAGACCGGTTAAGGAATATGTTATCTACATGATCATcattttatctttcttttcttttgagtATTTGAAGATGCTTCACTTTTTTCCTGCTATTGGGCCTTTCCTTTTGGGGTTGTGTGTGCCTCACGGTCCTCCTCTAGGGTCTGCATTGGTACAAAAGTTTGAAAGCTTTAACACTGGGATCCTCTTGCCACTTTTCTTGTTCTTCCCAATGCTTCAAATCGATGGACCTTGGTTAGTTGAAGAGGTCCAGAGGCTAAGGAATCATGATGGTCAGATGTATGAAGCCTTGAGCATCATCGTCGTCGTCTCGGCCTCCAAGATGTTCTTCACAACTATTCCTCCACTGCTAGCTAAAATGCCTTTGACTGACTCTTTCGTCATGTCACTCATTCTCAGCAACAAAGGGTTCGTTGAAATGTGTTATTTTATGTACGCCGTTGAAAAACAAGTGAGTActagtattattttattttattttatatccaagaaaaatcaatattctaactcttttttgttttacaataaTCAAgcgttatatattgtgtttgaTTTACAGTCTCTTCAAGTGAAGTCGTTCACGACATTGGCTCTAATGATTCTATTCAGCTCTACGGTATTACCAGTGGTGATACATTACCTATACGATGGGTCGAGCCGTTTCATATGTTTCCAGAAGAGGAATCTAATGAGCTTGAAGCTTGGATCAGAGAAGAAGTTCTTAACGTGCATTCACAAATCAGACCACATCTCAGGGGTGATAAATTTTCTAGAACAAGCGTTCCCTCTAGAAGATTCCTTGCTTACTTGCAACGTGCTTAATCTCATCGAGCTTGTTGGTTTGGACAATCCACTCTTCATCTCCCACCAAATGCAAAAGGCTGAGCCGGGAGGCCGGTCATATTCCACCAACGTTCTCATCGCTTTTGACGAGTTCAAACATTTCTGGAAATCTATAACGGTGGAATTGTTCACATCCATCTCAAACCCTAAGTACATGCACCAAGAGATTTACTCGCTTGCTCTCGACAAACAAGTTTCTTTTATTATGCTCCCTTTCCACAAAATATGGTCACTCGACCATACAACTGTGGTCTCAGACGACGTGATGCGTAGGAACGTTAACATCAATGTCTTGAGTCAAGCGCCTTGCTCTGTGGGGGTCTTAGTCCATCGCCAAAAGTTGGTAT
The nucleotide sequence above comes from Brassica napus cultivar Da-Ae chromosome A9, Da-Ae, whole genome shotgun sequence. Encoded proteins:
- the BNAA09G49000D gene encoding uncharacterized protein At1g08160 translates to MAPQNQQTRRTQPQPLPGRGLNPVLCIIVALVLLGLLVGLAILITYLTLRPKTLVYTVEAASVQDFAIAKDDHISAKFNYVIKSYNPEKHVSVRYHSMRISTAHHNQSVAHKEISAFKQRPKNETRIETQLVSHNVALSKFNAKDLRAETTKGVIEMEVYITAKVSYKTWIFRSRRRTLKGVCTPIMINVTANSLDGFQRVLCKTRL
- the LOC106419938 gene encoding cation/H(+) antiporter 5-like is translated as MDSFNVTFWNEVTSRGYCFSDDGTKFCEKLPIVVSSSGVWEEYLLPSGTGLLIWDYDLPRLEAVIVLVLCLWNFIYFLLKKIRLPVPRITSMMLAGAALSQTSLLPNDWLVQRIFFPDDLRPKVPDTVGAFAFVFYWFLEGVKMDVGMIKRTGSKAVFTGIVTVLFPIFTANIVFGSLRETGGKNLTGVEYRTIIFMQSISAFTGISRLIRDLEIDHSEFGRIVLSTAMVADATGVGINVVALFAWSDWRVSAVQGVGVVGFVIVLVWIFRPLMLLVVRRTPEERPVKEYVIYMIIILSFFSFEYLKMLHFFPAIGPFLLGLCVPHGPPLGSALVQKFESFNTGILLPLFLFFPMLQIDGPWLVEEVQRLRNHDGQMYEALSIIVVVSASKMFFTTIPPLLAKMPLTDSFVMSLILSNKGFVEMCYFMYAVEKQVSTSIILFYFISKKNQYSNSFLFYNNQALYIVFDLQSLQVKSFTTLALMILFSSTVLPVVIHYLYDGSSRFICFQKRNLMSLKLGSEKKFLTCIHKSDHISGVINFLEQAFPLEDSLLTCNVLNLIELVGLDNPLFISHQMQKAEPGGRSYSTNVLIAFDEFKHFWKSITVELFTSISNPKYMHQEIYSLALDKQVSFIMLPFHKIWSLDHTTVVSDDVMRRNVNINVLSQAPCSVGVLVHRQKLVSAQKREPIFKVCAIFVGGKDDREALAMGKHMMRNQKVRLTVLKLVPGTVVGMTTGWDQMLDTAELKETLRNSISPSEGEHNFVEYLEETVDDGSDTSRILLSIASAFDLFVVGRSSGMGTDVTRALSEWTEFDELGVIGDLLVSSDFPQRGSVLVVQQQQNVACR